One Oryctolagus cuniculus chromosome 7, mOryCun1.1, whole genome shotgun sequence genomic window, GAGGGGCTTGGAGACAACTCAGGGGCCTGTTACGGCAGCTGCGGTGATTGATTCCATTACAGCCCGGGCTGCGTCTTTCAAGAGCTGTGCTCAAGTGCATTTGCTGTGGCTGCAGGCACAAAGGGGAAACTCATCTTCCTCCATGTATGAGAGACTGTCCAGTGTGACCCAGGCCCAGAGGGGCAAATGGGGCTAAATGTGCAGAAGTCACTGCTCTGGTCTTGGTGGCCTGGTGTTATGTGATTTGACATCAGGCTGACCCGGCATTACACCCATGCTATTCTTTCGTGGTGACATCACTCCATCTCACAGCATTGGGCAGTGACATTTCTTACCTCCTGGGCACCACTCTCACTCCTACCCCATGAATACCTAGCTGCTCAATCCTCTCTATAGATCTCAACCCAGCCctggggctaggacaggctgCACAGTGTGGCAGCCAGGGGGAACCCTTGGGGCACCATTCACTTTCCCCATTTTCTGGGGACACACAGACGTATAGCTTCAGATTTCACAGAGGCAACTGTTCCTGGCTTTGTGCTCCCAGGGGAGTTTGAGTATCACTTCCTGGGGCTGGGTGCAGGCATTTGCTCACAGGAGGCTTGTGCTGAGTCCTACCTGCAACATCCAGGTCGATGCGGTAGTGCACTAGGTGGGTGTGCAAGTTGCCCATCAGGTGAGTGTGAAGGCGCGAGCCATAGTGCAGCCCCTCGGGAGTGTAGAACGTGGCGTGGACGTAGCCGGTGGCGTGCATTTTGGCTTCCAGCACCCCATTGGGATAGAAGATGAAGTCCCAAATGTAATCGTAATTGTAGACCGTCGACGTGGTCCGAAGCACCAGCACCTGGCCCTTCAGCCCTGCGTAGAAGTTGAAGCCACCACTGAAGTTGGAATCAAAGTGCCTCCGTAGGGGCACCCCTGTGGGCATCTCAAAGAGGCAGAGGGCCCGGGGGTAGCGCACAGGCTCATCGGCGTCATAGTAATGGAAGGTGTCCAGGAAGGTGGCGGTCTCTGGGCAGTCGATACCAGGGGCTAACTCATGAGTGAcagtgcccaggccccagcccacgTCGATGTACTTGGTCTGCATGCCCGCGGGCGTGTGTCCTCCGTACAGCGCCACGGCCTCTTGCACGCTGACCTCGTAGGCCACGCGCTCGCCCCCAAAGTGCACATTCAGGACCTGCAGCCCCGAGGAGGAACGCAGCCGGAAGGCGAAGCTCCAGCCCCCGTAGAGCACGGCATTGCCCTCCAGCTTGTAGCGCGGGCCCTGTGGCTGGACAAGGCGGGGGCCATCCACAttgatgggggtggggaagtcCCCGCGGGGCTTATAAGAGGAGAAGAGGGGTGGCTCCTCCATGCTCTCAGCCCCCTGGCCACTGGGCAGTGGGCCCTCCAGAATCACCACATCCACCTCTCCATCTGCATACTTCTGAGCCAGTTCCTCCGGGCTCCTGTAGAACTTTCCGTTGTACCAGACCTGCTCTACCGTCCAGTCCTGGGCATTTGTGCTCCCATGATCCACAAGCAGCTCCAGCCCCGTGGGATGCAGGAAAAAGCCTTCTACAGAGCGCTGTAAGATAAGccagctgcggcgctggccggacGCTAAGCCGCGGGGGGCCACGTCGGTGAAGGTCAGGCACCTGTTGTGGCAGTCTTGGTACGAGAAGCCAGTGGTGTCAATGAAGAACTGATGCAGGGGCTTGGTGGCCTCCTGCACCACCTGGTGGAGGAGGGTGTACTCTGCAGCGGAGATGGGCCGGGAGGCCCAGGATGGCCGGCGTGCAGGCCTGGGGGACAGTGCTCGCATGTAGTAGGGCCGCGGCAACGGCCCCACAGCAAACTCTGTGACATTGGGGTGCTCCTGGGCTCCAAAGAAGATGACAGCTCGGGCTTCCCGAACAGGACGCTTTTCACCTTTATCCAGAAATTTCAGCACATGATGCTTTTTGGGCAGTAGCATCTCGATGAGAAACACCGAGTTCTTGGCCATGGTCGGTGCCCTGGAGGGTTGCAACCCTAACTCTTTCCTGGACCAGAGGAAGCTGTGCACAGCTTTCAGCTCTTGGGAGCTCAGGTCTGCGAATACTCCGGCCTTGCTGCTCAGGGTCTGTGGGGAGGGCTCCGCCGAGGCCATGTGCAGCACCAGGAGCACCGCCGCCACGGTggtccagcccagggccagcttCTCTCGCCCCATGGCTCTGgaatggaggaggaggaaatggATTTCATCAGGCAAGGGTCCTGGAGTATAGACCTCGCCCCACCCTTGCCTGAGGCAGTCTGCAGGGGTAGTTGTGGCCACACACACAGCTGTCTAGGCCTGTGTCTGCATGCCCTCAGGGGTTAGTCTGCTTGCTCCCAGCTCCTCCGGAAAGCTCTTAGGGTCCTGTGGACTCTCTTACCCTAGTGAACTCCCGCCCTTCCACCCTTTCCTTGCTTTATCTCAGCACAGCAGGGCACTACCCAGCCTGTGAATCCCAACTGACCTgaggccctgcctcctgcaggcCTCAAAGTTCTGCTGTGCGCTGGAGAGGCGGACAGCTGCTCTGACAGCTAAACTACTGTTATGATCCAACAGTATACTTTTGAAGCAGATACAATCAGGCATCTAGTGTAGGAATTCGAAGGGCAGACTTGCTGGCATAGAGTCTTGGGTAGGTCATGAAACCGAGGCAAGCTGTGTGACATCATTGGCCATGTTGCTCAAACTAGGGGTGGGGGCTCTCTTTCCTGGACATAAATATGGAAAGGATAACAGCAGTGTTAGGCGGGAGGTTAGAACTAGCCCacgtgtgtgagaggggcctaaGGAAAGCAAAGCCCCTGCAGGAAGGAGTTAGCAGCCCCAGCAGCCTTGTAAGCACACCTTGGAAGTGGCCCGGTATTTTACACCATGAAGTCCTGCCCATACCCAGGTAACTTTATAAGTGGTTCCAGCCTTCCCCCAAGGAAGGTAACCTAGGACAGTCCTCTCTGCCCAGCGCCAGGTGGGCTACTCAGACTCATATCATCGAGTAATaaaccttgggaggaattttaCCTACTTCACATCCAGCACACTCTTTGTccagaagaaagaaggaggaaggagaaaaaggtGGGAAGAAGTGGACCCCACACCCTTATAAACGCCAGTCTAAAGGTAAGCTCAGCAGTCTGACTGTGTCTGGAGAGATGCCCACCTGTTCTGCAAGATGCCCTACCCCATTAAACCTTGCTGCCTTGCTAAccactcctctctgtctcacgtctgaattcTTGTGCAGACAAGAACCTCTGCTGTAGTCATTTCCACTAGCAGATACTTACTTCTTAGGGTTGGGGGGAGAAATCAGTTGGATGTGTTTGCAACAATGCTTACCCTATAGGATATTTGCAAAAGGTGTTGGCTACCTTTATAGTAAATCTTGGTGAGACAGCCGTGACACCTGCATGTTTAACATTTTAAGCAGTGACTGTGATGAGGCTGTGGGGGTGCGGTCAGGGTGATAGCCCTGCCCAGTCTCCTTTGGCACAAGTGGAGCCCTTGCGTCAGTCTAAAGCTGGCAGGAGGGTGCCTTGGGAGGTCATCCCAGTAGTAATTCAGGGAGACGCCTCTTCTGCTTCCCTTGTAGGAGGAGGGTGTGCTCAGTCTTCACCTCCTAACCCCAGGCTCCCAGTAGAATCCTGGGCTACAGCTGACTGTATCTGGAAAGTCTCCCTCAAGGTCTCAGTGTACACAACCCACTCCATCTTCCTCatgcctggggtggggcctggctgTGTGCGCAGAGTCTCTGGGAGACCTCAGCTCTTGCATAGCCACTGTTTCTCCAGACCCTGCATTGTCCCCGAGGGGGCAGCCGGGCCCCTGCGTCACATCTCCATTGGGAAAGAGTTTCCTTTGTTGACGTCCTAAAGGCTCTGCCTGACCTTGGAGTCCTGCTCCAGGATCCTGCCTGTCCCTGGCTCTTTCTCCCCTCCTGCAGATACATTTGGCTGACTTGCCGCATGGACATGAGGATGGTTGAAGGATTCTGAGCAGTTCTTGCTTTCACAGGCAATGCCTTTTTCTCCCTGATTCAGAAACTTCTGGAGAAAATAGTTTCTACTTTGCAATCCTGAGCCTCAGGGCATCAGCCTTGCATGGCTTCCTCCCAgagcccaggggccaggaggggctTGTGGGGCGGGGTGGGACTTGGGGTGCATGCCACCTAGAAACTGGAATTCACAGCAGGAACTAGGTGTAGCTGTGAGATAGCAGCGCTTCCCTTGGGCTTTCTTCAGCAGGAAAGAGAACCCAAAGCACGGTGGGCACTGTCACCTGTCCTATTTCCAATTCACAAGTGTTGGCAACACGGCCCCTTGGTTCACTAGAGACCCTTTTTCTTGTGGATTCTTCCTTCCACACAAACTCAGCTTCACAGTGTCCCCCCATTCATGCCAAATTCATTTCCTGTACCTTCTCTGAAGGTTGGCTAAAACCCTATAGCAACCAAGAAGTTTATGTTTCTGGCTGTGTCTACCTTAGTTCACTTCCTCACTCATTGTCCCTCAGCTCTTTGTCATTCTGTTATATTTAGCTTGCATACTAATGGGCATCTCTTGAGAGTGGCTCAGTAAAATGTGTTTGCTGGGCCTGTTCTGTCATTTGATGAGCAAGTGGGCTACTGGGGGCTCTCCCAGCCCTGGTGCTCAGTCAAAGCTGGCTTGAGACGTCCTGTCTCTGAAATCTCGGGTTGTACTATCCCAGGACTCTCACACTGCTCTGGTTTGCTTCATGGTCTGGCCCATCATGGGGACTTGCTTCTGGTTGTCCTGTCTTGTTTATCTGGCACTGGTGGGAAGGCCCAGGGACCCATAGGTTCTTGTGATTCCAGGGCCCAGGTGAGACTAGGGTTGCTAGATAGGTAAGAGGTGAGTTCTTTTAGTactattttaataaatctttctctctcactagactttattttttagaggCATTTTATGTTCACAGTAGAATTGAACAGAAGGTATCAAGAGTTCCTCTGCATACGCAGCCACTCTAACTCAGCATCCACCAGAGTGGTGCATATGTTACAACTGGTCAACCTACTTGgacacatcattatcacccaGCATCCATAGCTTATGTTAGGGTTCCCTCTTGGTGTTCTGTGGGTTTTGACTACTGTGTGATGACGTGGTTAGAATGACATACAGAACAGTCTCACTGCAGTAAAAGAGCTTTGTGCTCTGCATGTTCAACTcttcctcccccagctcctgccaaCCGTTGACCTTTGATTGACCTTTGCCCTTTACGAATGCCCTATAGTTGGAATCTTACAGCTTGTGGCCCTTTCAAACCAGCTTCTCTCACTAAGTAGTATGCATTTAGGGGACCTCCAGCTCTTTCCatggctggcttttttttttctttttaacaaaaagatttattttatgtatttgaaaggcagagggacagacagagaaggagagacagaaaaagaaagacatcttcTACTCACAGGttcacccccctccccaaatagctgtgatGGCTGGGGATAAGGCCAgattgaaatcaggagccagaaactccatctgggtttctcatgtgggtggcaggacccaagtacttggaccaccacctgctactttcccaggagcatcagcaagtagctgaaacagaagtggagcagccagaacatgaaccagagctctgataggggatactggcattgtaagTGATGGCTTAATTTGCTGCATCATGCCATGggccttagattttttttttccttacaacATCTATTTTGCTTTGCCAagcagaagggaggagggagatgtGGAAGGGACCTTTGCCTTCCCCAGTATGGCCCTCTGTTCCAATGTCCATGTGAATAGCATGGGAGGTGGACAATGGGAGTGGGACCAGGAAGGACAAGGAAGAAGCTGGTGCCTGGTGAGCCCTCTGTGCTTAGCCTAGCGGGTTGCATATGTGGCTCCAcccccaattccagtttcccactaacacagacccagggaagcagcaggtgataacccaagtgattggattcctgctcCTCTGTCACGTACCTCCTTTTTGCACTTTCTTCCCCACTCACCCATGGCTGGTTGATGGCTGCAATCAAAGCATTTTGCACCTCCCTCTGGGCCCTCGCTCTTAGCCTTTTGCCCCACTCCTCTGCTTTTGCTCCTCACTTCGTGCCCCTCTCCCTGTGCTcgctcccctccccaggcagcccctccTTGGCTCTCCCCCAGCACCCATCAGAACGCACCTGTgtgctctgctccagctcacctCTGCTGCCAGCCTTCGTTCCTGAGCACTGAGCCCTGACTCCTTCTTGAAGTCTACAGGACCCCGCCCTCCagggagggacaggaaggggcATGGGCCAAACAAGGTGGAGCTCTCTGGCTTGGGACTTCTCTGGTAGGCAGGGACAGTGGTGGTGAAGGAGTGCTGCAGCAGTCAGCACCCGTGTCCTAGGTGTGTTTCCCTGGGATTTGTTGTGTCACAGCACTGCTTTCCAGAAGCGTAGTCTTTGTCTTGCTGTTATGAACTGCGCAATACCGTAATCTGTTAACACAGATGGTGCATTTCAGAGACCAGCGATAAGGACAGGGGAAAACTTCCTGGCTGGTAGTCCTACCTGCAGGAGACACATAGAGCAAGGAAGAGGCTCATTGAGAGTGACACCCACAGCAGAACAACGTCTGACCCATATATAGAATAGGGCACCTGCAATGGAGCAAGTTGGGAGAGAGGTGACCCCAGGGGCAATCCTGCAAACCATCTCTGGGACCCAGGCAGGGTTCAGAAAGGAGGGAGGACGTGGCTGGGATCAAAGGTCATTGGGCCGTGTATGgcacagaggagagggaaaagggaaaggGGGATGGGTGGCACCTATGCAGGGGGGACAGATCTGGAATggctgaggggcaggtgtttggtctagcagttaacaCACCCCATCTCACACTAGGGTGTCTGGGTTtagtgcctggctccagcccaaattccagcttcctgctaatgcagacatggAACACaacaggtgttggctcaagtgattggtttATTGCTGTACCTCTGGGAGGCCTGGGTTATGCTCTTGGCTCTTGgatttgcagtcatttggagagtaaacctgaGGATAGAAGCTCTTTCTggctgtctgcttctcaaatgaaaaataagagagagagagagagagagagagagagagatgataaaaATCTCCCTGACCATAAAAGAACTAGAGAGGCTGAGTTGGGCTGGGAAGGAGAGTGTGAGTCCTGGTTGGAGGGGAATAGACTTAGGAAAAGTGCACACTTGGCTTGGGAGAACCGAGAGGTCATTATCCCCTTGGTCACCAAGGCTGAATTGCTTCTTATTTTGTGGTTACACAGGTCTTTTATTTCTCATCATTATCTTTCCTGCTGTTTGCATTGCAAGTCATTTCCATATTTATTAGTAGctagaggaaggaaggagaaagcaaTTTGTTAACGTGACACTTGCTTGAAATTCCAGAAAATCTTTGGTTTTCTAGTAAAGGATATTAACTTTAAGTACTAAAATAATGATCAATGCAATGACTATGAAAGCTTGCATCTTTCACATTAATGTTTGGAAGGATTGTGAATTGGATGTTCTCAGTTATGAGCTTGCAAACTCCATAGAGAGCTGAGGGGGTTTGGGTGAGAAGAGAGTTCCAGGAGCTACCTAACTGAGACGTAGTCCTGTAATCTGTGTCTGCTCCACCAAGGACGCCATGACAAAGTGAACGGAGTGATGACAGATTGGGAGAAGATACTTGGGACAACTAAACACAAAAGGGAGGGGATGGTGTTTGATCTAGTGGTGAAGACACCAGATAGGATGCCTGTGCCCTGTGTCAGAGTATctggatttgactcctggctctggctcctgaccgcATCTTACTGCCAGTGCAGACaccaggaggcaacaggtgatggatgtctcaagtaattaggtttttgccacacaggtgggagacctggattgcatttctagttctgggctttggccctagcccagtcccagcattTGCAggcttctagggagtgaaccagcaatgggagtgccctgcccctctctgcctatgcaa contains:
- the AOC1 gene encoding diamine oxidase [copper-containing] — protein: MGREKLALGWTTVAAVLLVLHMASAEPSPQTLSSKAGVFADLSSQELKAVHSFLWSRKELGLQPSRAPTMAKNSVFLIEMLLPKKHHVLKFLDKGEKRPVREARAVIFFGAQEHPNVTEFAVGPLPRPYYMRALSPRPARRPSWASRPISAAEYTLLHQVVQEATKPLHQFFIDTTGFSYQDCHNRCLTFTDVAPRGLASGQRRSWLILQRSVEGFFLHPTGLELLVDHGSTNAQDWTVEQVWYNGKFYRSPEELAQKYADGEVDVVILEGPLPSGQGAESMEEPPLFSSYKPRGDFPTPINVDGPRLVQPQGPRYKLEGNAVLYGGWSFAFRLRSSSGLQVLNVHFGGERVAYEVSVQEAVALYGGHTPAGMQTKYIDVGWGLGTVTHELAPGIDCPETATFLDTFHYYDADEPVRYPRALCLFEMPTGVPLRRHFDSNFSGGFNFYAGLKGQVLVLRTTSTVYNYDYIWDFIFYPNGVLEAKMHATGYVHATFYTPEGLHYGSRLHTHLMGNLHTHLVHYRIDLDVAGTKNSFQTLQMKLENITNPWSPSHHLVQPTLKETQYLRERQAAFRFGRTLPKYLLFASPKENPWGHKRSYRLQIHSMADQVLPPGWQEERAVTWARYPLAVTKYRESEQCSSSIYNQNDPWDPPVVFEEFLRNNENIEHEDLVAWVTVGFLHIPHSEDIPNTSTPGNSVGFLLRPFNFFPEDPSVASKDTVIVWPRAEGPNHVQRWIPEDQDCLMPPPFSFNGTYRPV